A section of the Phycodurus eques isolate BA_2022a chromosome 4, UOR_Pequ_1.1, whole genome shotgun sequence genome encodes:
- the LOC133402077 gene encoding zinc finger protein 112-like has translation MLSLKAFLNERLAAVAEEIFGAVEKTIDEYKEELCRVKDLEIGRLRMQLRLLKSDACNGVQLQEHTHHHLPPPPPPPAPQKHEEAAASVDMEAPESQNIEEEGSSSILEHPNETAHVKKEPERNHREFWLGHGSEPLEDLESDIKDFMSSASGVRGGLHDPILPFHLYHHGGMGDEGKEKPYSCSVCDKRFGNCSHLAAHIRTHTGERPYRCDICRKSFVTTSALNRHQTIHTEGKHYVCIYCSKAFKWMESLGRHVRIAHKRPNAPQ, from the exons ATGCTCTCCTTGAAAGCTTTTCTCAACGAGAGGCTGGCGGCGGTAGCGGAAGAGATCTTCGGCGCCGTCGAGAAGACAATAGACGAGTACAAAGAGGAGCTTTGCCGTGTGAAGGACTTGGAGATCGGTCGCCTCAGAATGCAGCTGAGGCTTCTCAAGTCAG ATGCATGTAATGGAGTCCAGCTGCAGGAGCACACCCATCAccacctccctcctcctcctcctccccctgcACCTCAGAAGCATGAGGAAGCAGCAGCATCAGTAGACATGGAGGCCCCTGAGTCCCAAAACATTGAGGAGGAAGGCAGCAGCAGCATCTTGGAGCATCCTAATGAGACCGCCCATGTGAAGAAAGAACCAGAGAGGAACCACAGGGAGTTCTGGCTGGGCCACGGCTCCGAGCCTCTGGAGGATCTGGAGTCAGACATAAAGGACTTCATGTCCTCAGCGTCGGGCGTGAGGGGGGGCCTGCACGACCCCATCTTGCCTTTTCACCTCTATCATCACGGCGGCATGGGCGACGAGGGCAAAGAGAAGCCCTACAGCTGCTCCGTTTGCGACAAGCGCTTCGGCAACTGCTCCCACCTGGCCGCTCACATCAGAACGCACACGGGTGAGAGGCCGTACAGGTGTGACATCTGCAGGAAGAGCTTTGTCACCACCAGCGCCCTCAATAGACACCAGACCATCCACACTGAAGGCAAACACTACGTGTGCATTTACTGCAGCAAGGCCTTTAAATGGATGGAGTCTCTCGGGAGGCACGTGAGAATTGCCCACAAGAGGCCCAACGCCCCTCAATGA